Below is a window of Andrena cerasifolii isolate SP2316 chromosome 5, iyAndCera1_principal, whole genome shotgun sequence DNA.
AATTTTCCTCCACCTAGTCAAGACGGTTAGGATATCGCCTCAAGCTTCCCACAAAAAAGTCTGTTTATACTGTTTGTCACCGTCGGGGGTTGTCCActcattattataaaaataataatactagtaactgatggttgttttcgtttaaaaatgtataaatttactaAAGAAGAATAAAGTTCCAAAGtaatcgtttgaaaaacaaataattgtagagGTTCagtaggaaaagaattttacgatAAAGtgtgaacaaatattgcatgttcagatttttattcggtacaatccgaaatttgatcactccgaatattcgaatacttagattattcgaatattcgttacagctctACCCCGAAGGCCCCTCCGGGGCTccatctccaaaaaaattatgattaggtataggtatccaaacactatttttttttcgtattaggtACTATATACTTGGCCCATTTTAAGAAAACTACCTCTTTATTTTCCGAAAacgggcccctcagaacgtttgccacctgggcctcgtTTCTTAAATCCGCTACTGGATAAGAATGATGACGGTCACATACGTTATTCATTACCACAAAATTCTTTCCAAGTTTATTCAATTCGTAATTAAAATTCGTAATTTCTTGCAAAAAAAGAGGAATAGAATatgaaacataaataatatcttGTGTTTAATTCGATCAGTCTCTGAATTCGAATAcgtttttaaattaacaagAATATTTCGTTTTCTGAATCCTATTTTCATAACGGAGAGTAAAAGAATTTACTGTAATATATACTCTTTCAGGATCCTTTTAATAAGTACATTAAATTACATCGATTGCACGCCTGCCTGATGTAGTTGCTAAGAAACTTACTGTTTATTTATCGATGGCGGCTGACCAGTGGTTAAACCTTATTCAAAGTGCTAAGAAAACGGCAATTATTCAAGATGGTGAGATAATCAATAAACCATTGATATTTGATTAACGATACTTTGTTCATTGTGTCATTTGTATCATTCTATTCggaaaatattcataaattcaATGCTGAGAAATATATACTTTTAACCTACAAGAAGTTTGATCAATACATTTCTATCACCCGAAATTTCTgctttataattattttgcgTGGACTAATATGTTTGTATCTTTTCAAAATTGGGttatacaattataaaaaattattaaatgtgAAATTCAATCATATAACACATGAACCTTTGATACTGCCCACTACTGCGCTAAAAATTTATGCCATTTAAAACCTGAAATTGACTTTGAAGTCTGTAATGCCCCTcactaataaaaaaattatttttggcaCATTCTGCTCCCCTTGATACTGTATAACTATTCTTCGTATCTCTAAAGATAGTAGCCATGCAAAGTTATTTTCGCacgctgtatatatatatcttaatgACAAGATTTTAACGATTTCTGCGTAGGTAAAAGaaaaatccattttttaatGGAAGATGGGAGAGAAATGGTGGAAGAATATCATTTAGAAACTAACGTATTGGTAAGAAGAGCGTGGAAAGAAAAAGGTAAGCTCGGTCAAGATGTAGATTGGAATGTAGAAATTGGGGACCCTCAGCCCAGACAAAACAATATCGAGATTTATGGAATTGAGGAGAGTTCCACCGCTGTAAGTGAAGTGTCTTTTATAACTCACATAAATTGTTTACAGATAGATAATATAGTTCACGATAAACATGCTTGAAactaattgtatttattatatacACCTCTAGCCATTTATTACTAGAAGGATCACGAAGACATCCCTCGAATGGCGCATAAGAAATTTGCCATATCCGCAGGATGTATTTTCAGTAACTGCAGAAGACGACGGAACGATAACTGTTCGTAcgagtaataaaaaatatttcaagaggATAAGCGTCCCGGATTTAGAACGCGTTGGGTTAAAACCAGAACAGAGCAGAATATCTTTCACCCATCAGTATAACACATTAATTATTACGGTACGAGAAACATTTCCTTCGCTCTTACTATCTCTGCATAAATGATATGTTTATTTATCTTTCATAGTATAAAAAACCACCGGCGCTCTtggaactagagaaaaaagtgttAAATGAGATCTTGCAGCTGAAAGCAAGAAAAGATGGCGACATCCAGTGTCCGACGAGCTAAGAAAATCTTTACTCTTCCAAAACTTTTGTTCCTCGCTTTGCCTGTATTTATGTTTACAAATGTACAGTATGTATGCATATAAGAGAAGGAAGGGTCAGGAAATTCGATACAATGAAACGAGCATTAGCAGTTTGTAAAAATATTCGTATATATTTGCCGTGCGCAGTTGAACATTCTgctgaaaaacattaaaatacatttCTCATTAACCTATATCTGTTTTGTGCACACCGGGACAATTAAGTTTAAAGTAAGTATTTTGCTTTAGTTCGAGGAATACAACGACTGGTAATAGAAGTAAGAGGGTAATTAAATTCGCGCGCAGCGGTGTTGCGCGCGAAAATCgagagatcgatcgatcgattgtTCCGCGACGTGACTAAACATCGACTGCGTTCCCTACTGCGTATGTGTACTGTGGTATTGGTGTTACATTTTGATGTTATGCCTTTAATTTCGCATAGAAATACGTGAACGAGCGATTAATATGATGAAGTCCATACCTGATAGGTAAGCATTAATTATTTCTCACTTTGCGTAATACCATTAAGTATGTTGGGAGCATTTATGGGTCTCAATCACAGGTCACATTGTGAAGAGGTTATGTTGTGCTGGTTTTCCTTAATGTTTTCGATGTTACCTTACTAAGCTAAAGTCACAGAAACGATTTATTTAATCGTTTATCTGAAAGATAGTGTAGAAATAAGATTCAGTGCACTTTGTGACTAATCATACATTTCTAATGTTTCGAAACATATCTCGTGACGTGGTTCGTTAGGTGGCTGACTTATCGGTTGAGAGAAATATATATGTACCTTTTCTCACTGTCAAAGTGTTTAGTAGAGGGTGCTAATTTGTTTGAATGCGGTAGTAACATATGTTAagtgtaaattaaatatttagaaatgcAGTTACAGATTTCCATAATTATTCgcaaaaaagttattttgttaaggatatttaataatatccttacaaatttgaaagaaattattGTTCAATGTTTATAATCGTTTCAAATTTGATTGTTTGTCGTTATCATTAAAAACGAATTcagtatattattatttttttttaccattaccAGTCGCGTCTACCTCTCCGTTTAAACAACATACGTATTCATATAGATACACATTTGTGTTGTCTTATTTTTCATTGCGAACATTATTTTTATGTTGTACTATAGGTGGCTGGAATACAAACCTTTTGGCAAGGCGATTAGTGGTACAAAAATTCTGCCGTTCAAAGTTCCACTGAAGGAGGTAAGTTTTaattatagataaataaataatttaggtTCGATATTAGAAATGTGCTTCATGGATTTTTTGGGTTTTCGTGTATCCTTTATACATCATTGTTTTCTCATTTTTAACTCGTATAGAACgctattaaaattacaaaatctaAGGAATGTATTAACGCgtcacgattcataaattctgatATAAATCTTTGTAAACATTTCTCCCCTATTATTTGTCATGCTCATTTAGGGTAATTTGTTAGATTCAGATTTACGTTCGCAATATCTTTTTGTATAACTTAGCAATGGCACATCAAAAGAGAAGTAATTATAATAGAAGTAAAATTAGAATGGGAGTATTTGATATGTAatcacgtgtgtgtgtgtgacatAAAACTGCATAAAGACGCAAGCAGCAGTATTGAAATAGGCAACTAATTTTTCGCTAAATTGTTTCATTATTTCATTCAGAATTAGCAGGTTTTCTATCTCCAATTTTGGAGTACGTACTGTCACAGTATAAAACGAAGGTTTTAGCTTCACAGTTTAGCTTCACAATAGTTTGTTTGGATATTATTTTGAAATCATCCTGTCTCAATTTCATTGAAGTGAGAAATATGTATCGAAAATCTAAGAAGGTCCTTTGGTCACAATAAAATTCTAGTTAGCGTGGAACGAAAATTAATAAGCTGCGTGGCAAAATTCATTGTCAGTCTTCTACGAATTACACAAACCATTTTTTCTCAGAGGGTCTCTATGAGAagcaactttaattttttacatcacttaagggggtataggactattgaaatcttgaaaaatcgattttttattattattattaattctgaaagtgtcacgctttgtgaacatttacaacaatgtttcgtgaagaaatttgaataattacggaaattatagcgctgaacgtaattgagtgcatcgtcgagtaacggccttgcagagcggtattggcgtagggactacactttgaagccgtttatctcgaaactacattttcaaacacggtgtacatcataacttttgaacgaatgaatattttcaattaaaatttcaaccgaagctgtagaattccattctctatcgtgtggaatttccgcatcaacattgaatgtttgtaaaacattttataactgattaaaaacgattttttcctataaaaatgtggggaaaaaattgattcgtgtgtaatttacaatttttgtttaaattcgcccagcaaaatttcacacgataactattagtgtagaaattactcaccccaaagcatttcgctttgggatgattggttcacctgggacTATTTACACCAATTACAGCTGTGCGTTACGGGGGAACATCTTTAGCTTCAAATaccttgaataattttcaacattctgacaatttttttattttacattacttgtaaaagcgtacataaaaaactgtgaaaaattcacgtatggtgattatttggtatctatgcaatccaaccggcaagaaaccgtcgatttcatTCCTTCAATAGTCCTACACCCCCTTAATAGTCGGGTTGTATTGTACATCACGCAacttaattgaagagtccttacagagaacactgtaagtgccaaaattaaaaaaaatatcctaAAATCCACGTGCAAgtggtaattaaaattaaaccaaaaatcaaattctttaaTACAGTAATAttaaagaatttgatttttggcacctacagtgttttctacaaggccCCTTCAATTCTTGCATGATGACTTTCAAGTAACGCCAGGTCATTCAAAAATTTCTGCATTATAATAACGTTAGTTTGCTATTTATACGCTAAAATCGTACACCCCCTATGGAAAGTTCGCACAACAGTTTTAGCACTgcaacgcgtttaaaatgcaaGCTCGAGCAAtgtttttaatttgcaaattgCGAGTTTCGTGGATCATTGCTGTCGAATGTACGGTTCTATCTTTGGATACTGTTCTCCTTTTTCTACTTGTCCCCGTAGTAAATCAACGATCCTCTTCGCGGGGGTCGCGGTGACTTCGAATCCGAGATAAGATCGCTTCGAATTCCAGAAATAGTGGATACAGTGCTGGTATCCATACGTGTCTGCTGTGCCGTCTCGTACGGGTTAGGTATGCGCGCTCGCCTTTGCGGGATACGTGGCACGGCACGGGCCACCGTGAAATCGATGCGAGACAGTGGTATAGAATCCATTTTTTCGTACCTCACGA
It encodes the following:
- the LOC143369304 gene encoding protein DPCD, giving the protein MAADQWLNLIQSAKKTAIIQDGKRKIHFLMEDGREMVEEYHLETNVLVRRAWKEKGKLGQDVDWNVEIGDPQPRQNNIEIYGIEESSTAPFITRRITKTSLEWRIRNLPYPQDVFSVTAEDDGTITVRTSNKKYFKRISVPDLERVGLKPEQSRISFTHQYNTLIITYKKPPALLELEKKVLNEILQLKARKDGDIQCPTS